A genomic region of Nitrosomonas ureae contains the following coding sequences:
- a CDS encoding amylosucrase: MYEQISHSLLNDILVELRQKSKPQNLQLFYTRLGANFYAIYSLFHTLYGNRPDFKEHLRNLVETLMRQYVNRPSHLRKMDLEREKDHNWFLSQKWVGMALYCDGYADNLKGMLSRLNYLQELGVNLVHIMPICDCPQGKSDGGYAVRDYRKIDCRFGTFKDFDKLVASMKKRDMLLVLDVVVNHTSDQHEWAERAREGDKTYQDYYFIFDDRSIPDIYEESMPEVFPETAPGNFTWDEKMGKWAMTVFNHYQWDLNYQNPAVLIEMLDIILFWANHGADILRMDAVAFLWKKIGSSCQNEREAHLILQLMKDCCQVTAPGVLFIAEAIVSPTEIIKYFGEDAINAKECEIAYNATYMALLWDAVATKKAILLNIGIQNIPQKLERATWLNYARSHDDIGLGFSDADIVSAGYEPLSHRRFLIDYFTGNFEGSLAAGLAFGRNLETGDARISGSLASLAGLKHALVNNDANATSTAIKIILLLHGMILSFGGIPMLYYGDAIGTLNDDSYLDDESKSTDNRWAHRPKMDWNRAMLRTQPGTVEYSIFCAVKKMIAVRKEIPAFADRNNRELLNVDNPHLFVFSRFDQINNSPRVLVVGNFDDEPQPLKLPPLQHMGFFQYELIRDLLSGETLHVADESLICPARSFYWLQA, from the coding sequence ATGTATGAACAGATTTCGCATTCATTGCTAAATGATATTTTGGTTGAATTGAGGCAAAAATCAAAGCCGCAAAATCTGCAACTCTTTTATACGCGCCTGGGTGCGAATTTCTACGCAATTTATTCTCTATTTCATACACTTTACGGGAATCGTCCGGATTTCAAAGAGCATCTGCGCAATCTGGTGGAAACGCTTATGCGTCAATACGTCAATCGGCCAAGCCATCTAAGAAAAATGGATCTGGAACGGGAGAAGGATCACAACTGGTTTTTAAGCCAAAAATGGGTAGGTATGGCACTGTACTGCGATGGATACGCCGACAATCTGAAGGGTATGCTCTCAAGATTAAATTACCTGCAGGAATTGGGGGTCAACTTGGTTCATATCATGCCTATTTGTGATTGCCCTCAAGGCAAGAGCGATGGTGGCTATGCCGTAAGAGATTATCGCAAGATCGATTGCCGCTTCGGGACCTTTAAGGATTTTGATAAATTGGTAGCCAGCATGAAAAAGCGCGATATGTTGCTAGTGCTGGATGTGGTGGTGAATCATACCTCCGATCAGCACGAATGGGCCGAGCGAGCGCGCGAGGGCGATAAGACCTATCAGGATTACTATTTTATTTTTGACGACCGGTCGATTCCGGACATCTATGAAGAGTCAATGCCGGAAGTTTTTCCGGAAACCGCGCCGGGTAACTTCACCTGGGATGAAAAAATGGGTAAGTGGGCAATGACTGTATTTAACCACTATCAGTGGGATTTGAATTATCAGAATCCGGCAGTGCTGATAGAAATGCTCGACATTATTTTGTTTTGGGCCAATCATGGCGCTGATATTCTCCGGATGGATGCAGTAGCATTTCTGTGGAAAAAAATAGGCAGTTCCTGCCAGAATGAGCGGGAAGCGCATCTGATCCTGCAGCTCATGAAAGATTGTTGTCAAGTTACTGCTCCGGGTGTGTTGTTTATTGCGGAAGCCATAGTCTCACCTACCGAGATTATTAAGTATTTCGGTGAGGATGCTATCAATGCGAAAGAGTGTGAGATTGCCTACAATGCAACTTATATGGCGTTGTTGTGGGATGCTGTTGCGACAAAAAAAGCCATACTCCTCAATATCGGTATACAGAATATTCCTCAGAAACTGGAGCGAGCCACTTGGCTCAATTACGCACGTAGCCATGATGATATTGGTTTGGGATTCAGTGATGCGGATATTGTCTCTGCCGGGTATGAGCCGTTGTCGCACAGACGTTTCCTAATTGATTATTTTACTGGAAATTTTGAAGGGTCACTGGCAGCAGGACTCGCTTTTGGAAGAAACTTGGAGACGGGCGATGCACGTATTTCAGGATCGCTGGCTTCGCTCGCGGGGCTTAAGCACGCACTGGTGAATAATGACGCTAATGCGACGAGTACGGCTATTAAAATTATTCTCCTGTTACACGGAATGATCCTTTCTTTTGGCGGTATTCCGATGCTTTATTATGGAGATGCCATCGGTACGCTCAATGATGATTCCTATCTTGATGATGAATCAAAGAGTACAGATAACCGTTGGGCGCATCGTCCCAAAATGGACTGGAATAGAGCAATGTTAAGGACACAACCGGGAACGGTCGAATACAGCATTTTTTGCGCGGTGAAGAAAATGATTGCTGTGCGCAAAGAGATACCAGCTTTTGCAGATAGAAACAATCGCGAATTATTGAATGTGGACAATCCCCATCTTTTTGTATTTTCACGATTTGATCAAATTAATAACAGTCCGCGAGTCCTGGTGGTTGGAAATTTCGATGATGAACCGCAACCCTTAAAGCTTCCTCCACTTCAACACATGGGTTTCTTTCAGTACGAGTTAATCAGAGATTTATTGAGTGGAGAAACCTTGCATGTAGCAGATGAAAGCTTAATCTGCCCTGCGCGGTCTTTTTATTGGCTGCAAGCATAA
- a CDS encoding HAD-IIB family hydrolase — MDWNNNENALYILMISPHGLIRGKNMELGRDADTGGQTTYVVELMRALARHREIGQVDLLTRLIIDPALSSDYSQPVEDIGNGARILRLPFGPSHYVRKELLWLHLDQLVDRSLHFLRQQGRLPDLIHTHYADAGYVGQQLSQLLGIPQIHTGHSLGRPKQSRLLASGRKKTAIERQFNFERRITAEEDLLVNVAMVITSTRQEVTEQYGMYHNHASARFVVIPPGTDIARFSPPGRRKINSNVTHMVDKFLSDPAKPMILAICRPAIHKNLKGLIDAYGSSSVLQEKANLVIVAGNRDDIRELDEASQKILRELLLDIDRYDLWGRVAIPKHHNAEDVPELYRLAARRRGVFVNPALTEPFGLTLIEAAASGLPFVATEDGGPRDIVANCCNGLLVNPLDSTAIAFALDSALSDKQQWRLWAKNGVAGARRHYSWDAHVNKYVKEVRKLLRRDRKRMRRQIAFTMQDGKSPMPLARKALISDIDNTLIGNKSGLQQLITWLKNHAGSIVFGIATGRSLESAVNVLKNARVPIPNVLITSVGSEINYSYKLQPDIGWANRIAHLWRREALEQVLSDIPGLTLQSAGNQRKFKLSYNVASEKMPSLQELYRLLREHRLHARLIYSHDKFLDVLPVRASKGHAIRYLAYKWELPLENFLVVGDSGNDKEMLLGDTLGIVVGNHGMELEQLRGMERIYFACGHQADGILEGLAHYGWRTTDQ; from the coding sequence ATGGATTGGAACAATAATGAGAATGCCTTGTATATTCTGATGATTAGTCCGCATGGATTGATCAGGGGAAAAAATATGGAGCTAGGGCGTGATGCCGACACCGGGGGGCAAACCACGTATGTAGTGGAGTTGATGCGTGCATTGGCCCGCCATCGCGAGATCGGACAAGTAGATTTGTTGACTCGGCTGATCATAGACCCTGCGCTATCGTCAGATTATTCGCAGCCCGTTGAAGATATCGGTAATGGTGCGCGTATTTTGCGTCTGCCTTTCGGTCCGTCGCACTATGTGCGAAAGGAACTGTTATGGCTTCACCTCGATCAGCTGGTGGATCGCAGTTTGCATTTTTTGCGCCAGCAAGGCCGATTGCCGGACCTGATACACACCCATTACGCGGATGCCGGGTATGTGGGGCAGCAATTATCGCAGCTTCTGGGCATACCGCAAATACATACAGGCCATTCATTGGGACGTCCCAAGCAATCCCGTTTGTTGGCAAGCGGGCGAAAAAAAACCGCTATTGAACGACAATTCAATTTTGAGCGCCGTATCACGGCAGAAGAGGATTTGCTGGTTAACGTTGCCATGGTGATTACGAGCACCAGACAGGAAGTTACCGAGCAGTATGGGATGTATCACAATCACGCAAGTGCCCGTTTTGTCGTAATTCCTCCGGGCACCGATATTGCTCGTTTCTCACCACCGGGGCGCAGAAAAATTAATTCCAATGTCACGCATATGGTGGATAAATTTCTGTCTGATCCTGCCAAGCCGATGATACTTGCAATCTGCCGTCCTGCGATTCATAAGAATCTTAAAGGGCTGATCGATGCTTACGGGAGCAGTTCAGTATTACAAGAAAAGGCCAATCTGGTTATTGTTGCAGGCAATCGCGACGATATACGCGAACTCGATGAAGCATCACAAAAAATTCTGAGGGAGCTGCTGCTGGATATTGATCGCTATGATTTATGGGGTAGGGTTGCAATACCCAAGCATCACAACGCTGAAGATGTTCCGGAGTTATATCGTCTTGCTGCGCGTCGTCGCGGCGTATTTGTCAATCCTGCATTAACCGAGCCTTTCGGTTTAACCCTGATTGAAGCCGCTGCTAGCGGCTTGCCTTTTGTGGCTACGGAAGATGGGGGGCCACGAGATATTGTGGCCAATTGTTGCAACGGCCTGCTGGTAAACCCATTAGATTCAACCGCCATTGCTTTTGCGCTTGACAGCGCGCTATCGGATAAACAGCAGTGGCGATTGTGGGCAAAAAATGGTGTGGCAGGTGCGCGTCGTCATTATAGCTGGGATGCTCACGTAAACAAATACGTAAAAGAGGTGCGCAAGTTGTTGCGCCGCGATCGTAAACGCATGCGTCGTCAGATTGCGTTTACCATGCAAGATGGCAAATCGCCCATGCCGTTGGCGCGCAAAGCACTGATCAGCGATATAGACAACACCCTGATAGGCAATAAGAGCGGATTGCAGCAACTGATTACCTGGTTGAAGAATCATGCGGGGTCAATTGTCTTCGGTATTGCGACAGGGCGTTCTTTGGAAAGCGCGGTCAATGTGCTCAAAAATGCACGGGTTCCCATTCCCAATGTATTAATTACTTCGGTTGGTAGCGAAATTAATTATAGCTATAAGCTTCAACCGGATATAGGCTGGGCGAATCGGATCGCGCATTTGTGGCGGCGGGAAGCTCTGGAGCAGGTATTGTCCGACATTCCGGGGTTGACGCTTCAATCGGCTGGAAATCAACGTAAATTCAAACTGAGTTATAACGTGGCATCAGAGAAGATGCCTTCGCTGCAAGAGCTTTACCGGTTACTGCGGGAACATCGTTTACATGCACGGCTTATTTATTCGCATGACAAGTTCCTGGATGTGTTGCCGGTACGTGCTTCCAAGGGGCATGCCATCCGTTATTTGGCCTATAAGTGGGAACTGCCTCTGGAGAATTTTCTGGTCGTCGGCGACTCCGGTAATGATAAGGAGATGCTGCTGGGTGATACGCTGGGTATAGTAGTTGGCAATCACGGTATGGAACTTGAGCAATTGCGGGGCATGGAACGAATATACTTTGCTTGCGGCCATCAGGCGGATGGTATTCTGGAAGGGCTGGCGCACTATGGTTGGCGGACTACGGATCAATGA
- a CDS encoding carbohydrate kinase family protein yields the protein MTSIRSETIILFGEVLADIFDDRRVFGGAPFNVARHLKALGLHPVLISRIGNDELGHELLAQIKDAGMDDCGIQRDDLHPTGQVMVHLEDRGHRFEILPGQAYDFIHAGMSHSISLATCPQLIYFGTLAQRNAISAHALVTLFLSNQGKVPCLLDINLRKPWYDLHTLEYSLIHANLIKINQEELDVLALLFGLTGINREQKAAALLKQFDLDSILITCGEEGAWQLDKDGKVSNINGLISSRPVMDTVGAGDGFAAVYILGLLRKWPIKLTLSRANAFAAALCEIRGAIPDASDFYEPFIADWNR from the coding sequence ATGACCTCTATCAGATCAGAAACAATAATATTATTCGGGGAAGTTCTGGCAGACATATTCGATGACCGAAGAGTGTTTGGCGGTGCTCCGTTTAATGTTGCGCGTCACTTGAAAGCATTGGGTCTGCATCCGGTATTAATATCGCGTATCGGAAATGACGAACTCGGCCACGAACTGCTTGCTCAGATCAAAGATGCGGGGATGGATGATTGCGGTATACAGCGTGATGATTTACACCCGACTGGCCAAGTCATGGTTCATTTGGAAGATCGTGGGCATCGTTTTGAAATTTTACCCGGACAGGCTTATGACTTTATCCATGCAGGTATGTCGCATAGCATTTCTCTGGCCACGTGTCCGCAATTAATTTACTTTGGTACCTTGGCGCAGCGCAACGCAATATCCGCTCATGCCCTGGTAACATTGTTTCTCAGTAATCAAGGCAAGGTACCCTGTTTACTGGATATCAATTTACGTAAGCCTTGGTATGACTTGCACACCCTAGAGTATTCTTTGATACATGCAAACCTGATTAAAATAAATCAGGAAGAATTGGATGTATTGGCACTACTTTTTGGGCTAACCGGTATAAACCGAGAACAAAAAGCCGCGGCGTTGCTTAAGCAGTTTGACTTGGATAGCATACTGATTACCTGTGGCGAAGAAGGTGCTTGGCAACTCGATAAAGATGGCAAAGTAAGCAATATAAATGGATTGATATCTTCACGCCCTGTGATGGATACAGTCGGTGCCGGGGATGGTTTTGCTGCTGTGTATATCCTTGGGCTTTTGCGCAAATGGCCTATTAAGCTTACCTTATCGCGCGCTAATGCCTTTGCTGCAGCTTTGTGCGAAATACGAGGAGCTATTCCTGATGCTTCTGATTTTTATGAACCGTTTATTGCGGATTGGAACAGATAA
- a CDS encoding HlyC/CorC family transporter, translated as MPLHIMLITLVILLIVSGFFSLSETSMMAINRYRLRHLAKQGHRGARLTVKLLEKTDRLLGVILLGNNLLNTASATLVAVIIATLFVQDEFALFMGTIAVTFAILVFSEITPKVIAAAYPERIALAASYVLTPLLIIFYPIVWFVNLFVSGLLILFRLKPQSTELEQKISTEELRMLVLEGGHFIQSKHQNMLLNLFDLEQITVDDVIVPRNQIEAIDLNADDELIHAQLLTCHHTRLPIFRERMDNIVGLVHVRKVLNQMQGGKITASTLEKVMRKPYFIPSGTSLFSQLQLFQENQKRVGLVVDEYGEWIGLITLEDIIEEIIGEFTTQAPTQTNTFLKQEDGSIIVEGRTLLRELNRKLDFQFPLDGPKTLNGLILEFFEDIPEAGTGLNIAGYPMEVIQTKNRIVKTVKIFPASAEVETKHSE; from the coding sequence ATGCCATTGCACATCATGTTGATTACATTGGTGATCTTATTGATTGTGTCAGGTTTTTTCTCGTTATCCGAAACCAGTATGATGGCGATTAACCGCTATCGATTAAGACATCTTGCCAAGCAAGGTCACCGTGGCGCTAGATTAACGGTAAAATTGCTTGAAAAAACGGATCGGCTATTGGGCGTCATATTACTCGGAAATAACTTACTGAATACCGCTTCTGCAACGCTGGTGGCGGTTATTATTGCTACACTTTTTGTGCAGGATGAGTTTGCGCTGTTTATGGGAACAATAGCAGTAACCTTTGCCATCCTCGTATTTAGCGAAATTACCCCCAAAGTCATTGCCGCTGCTTATCCCGAGCGTATCGCTCTAGCAGCAAGTTATGTGTTGACGCCTCTACTGATTATTTTTTACCCCATTGTGTGGTTTGTAAATTTGTTTGTTAGTGGATTATTAATCCTGTTTCGGTTGAAGCCACAAAGTACGGAGCTGGAGCAAAAAATAAGCACGGAAGAACTTAGGATGCTGGTGCTGGAGGGAGGGCATTTTATACAGAGTAAACACCAAAACATGTTGTTGAATCTGTTTGATCTTGAACAAATTACAGTTGATGATGTCATCGTTCCACGCAACCAAATTGAGGCGATTGATCTAAATGCTGATGATGAGCTTATTCATGCGCAATTGTTAACTTGTCATCACACGCGCTTGCCAATTTTCCGTGAACGCATGGATAATATTGTGGGTCTTGTGCATGTGCGTAAGGTGTTGAATCAAATGCAAGGAGGCAAAATCACAGCTTCCACTTTGGAAAAAGTGATGCGCAAACCTTATTTCATTCCTTCGGGTACTTCATTATTTTCACAGCTACAGCTATTTCAGGAAAACCAGAAAAGAGTGGGATTAGTCGTTGATGAATATGGGGAATGGATAGGGTTGATCACATTGGAAGATATCATTGAAGAAATTATTGGCGAATTTACCACGCAAGCGCCCACCCAAACCAATACTTTTCTGAAGCAGGAAGATGGCAGTATTATTGTCGAAGGAAGAACATTGTTGCGCGAATTGAATCGCAAGCTTGATTTTCAGTTTCCGCTAGATGGACCGAAAACTCTCAATGGATTAATTTTAGAATTTTTTGAAGATATTCCCGAAGCAGGCACGGGTCTTAATATAGCTGGTTATCCAATGGAAGTTATTCAAACTAAAAATCGGATTGTAAAAACTGTTAAAATTTTTCCAGCTTCTGCTGAAGTAGAAACAAAACATTCTGAGTGA